GGTGATGGACATGCTGCCTTTCTGCTTCCTCTTGGCGGAGCCGGACGCTGCCGGTGAGGATGATGAGGAGAGGGGGGTGCTGTGCGTGCTGCCCCCTCCCGTGCCCGCAGtgccagcctcctccctgcctgCGTAGGGCACCTGGGTGATGTAGCTCCACTGGCAGGGCACGGGCAGCTCCTCTCGAGAGAACCTCTTCAGCACGGCCTCGTGCACGTACCAGCACCAGCGCCGCAGCGCCGGACGCTTCTCGTACACCGCGCTCTCCGAGATCAGCCGCTTCAGACGGTATTTAGAGGGCACGCTGTCCTCGCTGCTGCCTGCCAGGGAGTCCGGGGGGCTGGGCAGCCCCGCTCTCCCACGCCAGCACTCCTGGAACTCCCGGATGATGGCTTTGCTGCCGTTCACGTTACCGTGGAGCAGAGGCAGCATCTGGGACAGGACTGCAGGCAGAGCGGGGAGTTACAGCTAGCGACAACGCGCTCCAGCTCTacagtgcacagtgcagctgtatacaGAACTACAAACCTGCGTAAACATGACTCTAAATAAGGTACACTAGTATTTCACTAACTAGAATTATTTTAATCTGTTTATCGTACGACTATTGAAATGCAACCAGCCACAAAACACTCATTCATAACTTAAAACAGTTAAACTGGAAGCAGACCCACATTTCAGCTAGTGCTAGCTCACACTGCATTTGAGAATCACGACCAGTCGCTGCTGTACACAAGTGCTGGTACCAGCCAGTCACTGCGTATGGAAGACTGATCTTACTGAAGAGCAGCGACAGCCCCCCCCCCGGACTCACTGTGATCGTCCCTCTTCTCTTTGCTCATGCTCTCGGGGGTCCCCGCCTCCTCCCCCAGCCGCGtgtccagcacacacacagcgtAGTCCCGCAGGGTCCTCAGCACCGTGTCCCCGGGGGGCCCCTCGCACTCCCACACGCAGCCCAGCACCACGGCCTGCAGCACCTTCACCCTGCCCTTCGACAGCAGCTCGTCCCACTCCCTCGCCTTCAGCTTCTGACGCACCTTCTGGTTCTCTGGGTCCGCAGactcctgtcacacacacacacacacacacacacacaggggatgggaatgagactcctgttTTGTAGCACTTTCAGCCATTCCACCTTTCATTTTGAATCAGCTGGAACACagatgtttttgtctgttcaTAAAGTCTGTTCCATGAACCAACAGGAACATCAGCTTGGTTATTTTTGCCACCGAATAGCATTTCTAATGTTTGTTCGATTGTTCAGATATTTGTAACACAGACCCAGTTAACCGGGCATTGCCTTACCTCTTCCGACACCCCCTCCCCATCAGAGAGGTAACCGTGGGGAACGAAGAAGCCGTCGTCATCTTCATCGTCCCCTGCAGCTTCCCCTCCCCCCTCGTCATCATCATCCtgtagagagacacacagagtcagtgCAATACTCTTGCAGTGCGGTCACAGGGCAAGGGgatatgctgctgctgctgctgcactcaccCCTTCACTGTGCGACAGGGACTCTCccggctcctcctcctcccactccTCATCACTGTCCACCTCGTAATCCAGGAGCTCCTGAGGAAAGAAACACAAACTCAGTGAGCAGGGATCGACAGAGACACCCGCACGGCGAGCAGGGATCGACAGAGACACCCGCACGGGGAGCAGGGATCTACAGACACGCACGGTGAGCAGGgatctacagacacacacacgatgaGCAGGgatctacagacacacacacgatgaGCAGGgatctacagacacacacacgatgaGCAGGGATCTACAGACACACACGGTGAGCAGGgatctacagacacacacacggtgAGCAGGGATCTATAGACACACACGATGAGCAGACAGTGAGCAGAGCCCCTGTCCCACCTTGTCCTGGCTCAGGGGGTTGCGAGGCTTGATCTTGCTGCTCCTCTTCCTCCAGGTGCCCCAGTAGGCCGGCCGGTAGTTCTCACAGAAGTGAAGCAGCTTCATGCGGCCGCACTCCTGTCGGGCTGGGACTCCGTCAGGCTTGCTGCCCTCCACCAGAACCACACAATCACTGCGGGGGAGAGAGGGTCAGTTGGCACTGTACCGGTAACcagaaccacacacacagaccagcgcTGAGTTACCACAATGATCGGGGTTCATCTCATGCAGCAGGAGCCTGGTGGCACCCAGTCCTTTCAGCAACACTAATATGAAGTTTGAATGTAAAGCAACACTTAAGGATAATTGTCTTGAATGTGTTCATTCGGTTTCTGCAACACCTTTAAAGTCAACACTTAAAGGGGAAGTTTAAGGGAAGGTGTTTTATGCCTCTGGTTCCTCCCCGGTGGTGTCGAAGCCTCGGTCCTGCCCGGTCTCTCACCTGGTTCTGGGGCTGGTCGGACCGCTCCGGCGAGGCTTGCGGCTCTTCCACTCAAGGAGCCCGTTTGCAGACCGGTCCGGTGCCTGCAGGTACTGGTCCAGCTGCTCCAGAACCTCCTGGTCACACAGAACCCGGGTCAGGGGTGCCAGAGTCATGTTCTCCTTGATCTCGAAGGGAGCGAACTTCCCACAGGCTGCAGCCAGAGTCTGGAAAAACGGGCGTTGTGAATGATTACATTTCCTTTAGCATTTCTAAACcccctcccttctcccctctTAAGTATAGCACGTGCGCGGCTCTGCGATGGTTCCTACCCTGGGAGCCTGCAGGGTCTTGGGTTTCTGAAAGAACCTCCTGATCTCTGCTTTTTCTGCTTTCACACGCTGaaaatgagaaaaacaaacaacgtCAGCAGCACGAAAGCCGTGGCGACCGGGCGCGTTATCTTCAAGCAGAGAGCAAGGAGCACCAGTGCCAGAAGTGCAGCTCACCTCTTTCTCCTCCTTCAACCGTTTCTCTTCCTCTTTCTTACGCTTCTCTTCTTGCTTGGCTCTggggaaagaaaaataaataaataaattactactTTAAAGTTTTGCTGCacaacagtttaaacaaacacgCTGCTTCAATGGAGCTTCGCACTGTTTGAGAGAAACTAACTGAACGAAACCCAAATCTCCAGAGagcagggaagggaagggaagcaCTCACTCCAGAGCCTCCTGCTTCTCTTTCCGCTTCTCCTCTTTCACAAGCAGTTTCTcagctttctctctctcctccttctccctcttCTCTCGCTTCTCCTTCTCCctggcctccttctcctcctccctcttcttCTTCGCCTCTTCCTTCGCTCGCTCCTTGGCTGCCTTGGCCTCctccctcgctctctccctctcttccttcTCCGCCTGCAGCTTAATGCGCTTGTCCTCGCGCTCCTGGTCCTGAGAGAACACGAGAATATAAACACTGAATATTCAACATCACCCTGATGCacatagcagggatggaaataagactcctattgcagagcggcttcagccattccaggttttactgcgagcttgattagccacagtgtacaggtaacatgctcaggtgtgtcttattaaactttgtaaaaccaggaatggatcaagccgctgtgcaatgggagtcttattttccaCCCCTGAACTTCATAAGAACTAACTACACTTAGGCAAAACGTTTCAGCCAATGCCTTCTGTCAAGGTCAGTGCGTTTACCTACTTGAAGTTGGAAGTTAAAATACAACACatactctgtgtgtgcgtgtgcgtgtgcgcgtgcgtgtataattatatatatatattatacccaTCTGCATGGATATTAACTGCAGTAAAATCCTCGTGGGGAAACAAACCCGTGAAAACGCTCTCACCTTCAGCGAACGCCTCTTTGCTTTTTCTTCTGTGGTTCTCTTGatctttggagtctgtggctagGGAGGAATAAAAAGCACAAGTTACCCCTGCAGGACACCCGATCCTAATCCCCATCCCAATCCCAACCCCACAAAACTGCACACGTTCCCCCAGACACCAGCCTGGGGGGCTGCACCCGACACTAAACCGGATTTTAACAGTCAGGCTTTACAAGCACTGACAGCAGCTACACTGCCTTGCTCTACTGCTGCGATCACAAACACTCCAGCGCCTTCATGGTTAAAACTCCTCATTCACAATCCACAAAGCTGCGAGCAGCGGATTAGTATCCAACACAACCAGGGGCAAGGTCAAGAAATAAAGACCCAGCCTCTCCTCCCTGGCTCCCCAATCAGCACCCACCTTGTGCGTGGGGGTGCTGGCGCTGCGGGAGCCTGTGCTCCTGCACCCCTCGGGGGAGCTCTCTGCAGTGGACAGAGAGCTGACAGAGGAGGGAGACAGGAGGGAGTCGTTCTCTGGACTCagctcttcctcttcctcctccgtCTCCTCTGCCTCTGTCACCCGACTCTCATCCAGACTCTCAGTCCTCGGAGGGTTCCCCTCCTCGGGCACCCCTTTCCTGTGCTGCTCCCCAGGCTCAGGCCCTGCTCTGGGGGTCCTCTCTGCCTTGCTGCTGCTGGTCTTGGTCATTTCCTTCCCGGCACTGCAGGAGGAATCCAGGCTCCTGTTCTCACTCATCTCCATCTCGCAGTCCGATTGGTCTGCCGTACTGGTGTCCATGGCAACATCAGCAGGGGGAGAGGCCGCCCCATTAGTCAGCGTGCCAGTCTGTGTGCTGTCCTCTCTCTGTGTGCTGTCCTGGTTCAGTTTGCTATCTCTCTGTGTGCTGTCCTGGTTCAGgtcgctctctctctgtgtgctgtCCTGGTTCAGTtggctctctctctgtgtgctgtCCTGGTTCACTTCGCTCTCTCTCTTGTCCTGGTTCAGCTCGCTCTCTCTCACAGCAGTGTGGTCTCCCGGGCAGGGGGTCGAGTTGGAGTCCTCAGTGAGGTCGATGGTCAGGCAGGGCGTGTCCACGCTCTTCCCTTTGCCCCCGGCCCCCCGGCTCATGAACGTGTCCAGCGGCCCCCTGCCGTTGACCAGCGTGACTGCGGAGGGCGCCTCTAGCCGCAGGGAGGGGTAGTGCTCGTTCTCCACGTCGCTGGCGGAGGTGTCGAGGTGCTGTTTGGGGGCGCTGGCAGGGCCGTGCTGGCGGGGTTTCTTGAGCTCCACAGACTCCCCATTCTCCTTGGGGACGGGGTTCAGGCGCTTGAAGGGCAGACGGGCTGCagaggaaagagagaaaaaagaaaggaaacagTCTTTACAGGAGCCAGCTGTGTGATCAAACCGGGTCACGCTGGCCCCCTGGTTAAAGAAAGACCAGCAGCTGAACAATCAGTCAGTCAGTGCACATGTGAGACTCGAGACAGAGCAGAGAGATGAGAAAAGAAGCCCACAGTTACCTTGAACTAACTTCTTTGCGGCAGCCCTGGATTTAGCTTTACATTCCATACctggaaacacaaaacacagagtgAGGATCGATTCCTTCTTAACTTTTCACTTATTAATATCACACACACGCTTTCATTGGCAAGGTTTGTCATTACAATTTCAGAAATCCTTAAAAGTCATTAGAACTTGACTAAAGCAACAAAAACAATTGATCTAGCTCTGAGTATTAAaagaaacacacgcacacactcccaGCAATACATACTGCAAATGAATGTGCCTGAACAGGTCATGTCTGCTACCTGAATCACCGAGATCTCAAACCAGTGAAACCACACACACGGAAAATAACCTGCCCCTTCATCACATGAACCTGCTGCCGAAACAGAACACGTAAAGAAAACTCAAAATCGAAACGCATGCCTTTTAACCACGGAAAACTAGCTAAGGATTATCATGTCAACCCGTCCGTGTTTAAATCAAACAGCGCCTGAAAAGCCGAAGCAGGCACTCGTATGCAATGCAGCCTCTTCCTCTGCAGTCCCACAGCGCGCACAGAGGCGGTTTCATCAGCccgtttgctttattttattttaatcccGCCTTCGTCTGATCAATCAGAAAACAAACTcctgagacaggagagagagaccgAGCGGCCTTGACGGGAGAGCACAGGCCGAGAAACGCCAGCGTGTGCAAAACCCGAGAAAGCATCCCCGCGTTTATTAAAGACATGATCGTCATCCGCTACCGATTCAGGGAGAGGAGATTTCACACAAATATCCTGCGGTGCCGATCGTGTGAGCCTGGCGCCGGCCAGAGAGGACCGTCTTTAAATACAATCACACAGGGTAGCGTTTACAAGCCCTGCAGCGCAACACGCAGCAGCAGCGGCGGCGAATAACTGCATTTATCAGCACGACTGTTCTGCTGCTGACAAACAATTAACACGAGCGGTTAGAGGCAAAACTGAAccggaaaaaacaaacaaacaacccgCTCCGAGTCCGTCTGTCCCTTCTGTTTAAAACTTCACATTTACAAATACGACTTTTAGAAACGTGCGCCACATTACAGttggttttctgttttctgtttattacaGACTGACTGGCCTGCACTCCTGTCTCAGTTTCTCACTTGCCCGCTCCCCTGACCCGCCTTACCGATAAGGCCCGCATCCCCGTGGTTGTCCGAAAACAACACCCCCAAAAACCTGTCTTGATCACCCGGGTATCTCCCTGGTTCGGTTCCGAATCCCCCCGCCGAGTCACTCACTTTTCCTCCTGTCGAGTCAATCCGCGGGTCCCTTCTTCAGACAGCCCTTCCGCCGCCCCCGGACACCGGGGTACAAAACAACAGGTGGGCAAAAACAACAACGTTTTATCCGCTCTCAGGGTCCCCCGTCTCAACAAAAGACAGCGCGCCGGTTCGAAATCTCTGATATCCGAGCGTGTCGCCGCGGCCGGTTCGAAATCTCTGATATCCGAGAGTGACGCCGCGGCCGGTTCGAAATCTCTGATATCCGAGCGTGTCGCCGCGGCCGGTTCGAAATCTCTGATATCCGAGAGTGACGCCGCGGCCGGTTCGAAATCTCTAATATCCGAGCGTGTCGCCGCGGCCGGTTTGAAATCTCTAATATCCGAGCGTGACGCCGCGGCCGGTTTGTTCGCGTGATGGCGTTCCGTTCTGTTCTGCCCCGGCTCGAGACCCGCTCTGCTCCACACAGCCAGCGCCAGCTCGGAATTGGCGGGAGCTGGGCGGAAGCTGCGCTGATTGGTCGCGGCGCATGTGCTGCTTTGCTTTCATTACTACGTaatacgtgcgtgtgtgtgtctgggtttaTAGTACAGGAGCAAATGCAGCGCAGAGTCGTTCAGAAATGCTTAAACTGTGATTGCAAAGTTGAtcaaacaaaattatatatatatatatatatatagagagagagagagagagagagagagagagagagagagagagagagaagagagagagagagagagatattttaaTTAGGTCTAGCTGTAGGCCATTTAAAATAATCTTCAGTTTACTGTTTAATATCGTTGAACTCATTGTGCAACATCAGTATTTAATAAACGCACGCCAGTGTTATTTTCATGATCGATGTATGTTTGTACagattttttgtaagttttgcagCTCCTCCCTAACCTGTTTTTAGGGGATCCACTCACCCCGGCCCGCTGTGTGCCGCTCAATAACCACCCCACACGGGCCACTGGGAGTGGGCGTGGACAATCAAAATGCTGGCGCCAATAAGGAGTGACGCGAGATGTGCCGGGATCTGGTTCATACGGGATACTGCGCCTTTTTAAAGGTGCTCCTTCCAGCGtctcaattattcacatttttgtaacTGCAGCTACACTCCAAACTTGCAATGCGCTTGAACTCGCCCCATGAAGAGCCGTGATGTTTCACCTCACAGTCACAGAAGCACTGCTGTGTAGTTATCAAACATGCTCGTGAGATAACAGTTTGGATCCCCAAGTCCAccctcctgtttttcattgcaaacctGTCGAGTATTTAGAGGTCTCAGTTtgacaacagccgtttaaagcgCGATTCGCAGGGGGCTGAAACCAGGAGTCCTCAGAggtggtcaaaagcagaggacgccGATTCACCTCCCAGAGGAGGATCACTTTCCACCCAGGAAAGGAAATTCACAATGAAATGCGATGCTGTGGCCAGAGAGGGCGctgttgtgcatgatttgtaaacaatgaatcGGGTGTAAATATTAAtttcgttgtaccttcttttccaaaggctacagTAACCATTTCGTCCTTTGAGCGATACATATTttcatacatatcttcaaatcaATTATGAATTGCTGGGGGGGGTCATACCCCTAAACCACCCCTATCTAGTGCTGTGTGGTGTGGGTCAACGTCGCATGGGCGTCTGTTTACAATGCTTTTGATTGTTATGGTAAACACAGCCCGAGAATGCTGGCCAGGCTTGCAAACGTAAATGACGAGCCTGATCGGAACACCGCTCATATAAGCAGCACACTCTTCACCGCGATGGACACGGCTATGGTGACGTCATGACACCGGCAGACAGCTGCGAGCCGGGCCGGTCATTCAATACCACCCAGTGGGAGTCCCCGCCCCCTGCTATCAGCGAacggggagagagaaagagagaggcgAGAGCGGGCACAGGTAAGCAGGTACGCTTACCGGGAAAGAGAGCGCTAACGACACTGACATCATAAGATCGGCCAGCTGTCCGGCCGCCGACTGCTGGACACACAGACCTCGTGAGTTTCCAGGGGTTTGGGATACAGGTAAGGATTCGTAAAACAAAAGGTTAATAATGCCCTGTGCCGCTATCAAGAACTCTGAACTTGTATTGACGATCAAGTCAGCACCATGGACAGATCCGGAAGCAGCTTGAATCGTTTGTTTTTATAACTTTGTATGACTCCGTATGAAGTTCTTTAAATATTTCTAGAttttctatagattttttttgtagaatattttgttgcTTTTCTGC
The window above is part of the Acipenser ruthenus unplaced genomic scaffold, fAciRut3.2 maternal haplotype, whole genome shotgun sequence genome. Proteins encoded here:
- the LOC117415172 gene encoding chromatin assembly factor 1 subunit A isoform X1, coding for MECKAKSRAAAKKLVQARLPFKRLNPVPKENGESVELKKPRQHGPASAPKQHLDTSASDVENEHYPSLRLEAPSAVTLVNGRGPLDTFMSRGAGGKGKSVDTPCLTIDLTEDSNSTPCPGDHTAVRESELNQDKRESEVNQDSTQRESQLNQDSTQRESDLNQDSTQRDSKLNQDSTQREDSTQTGTLTNGAASPPADVAMDTSTADQSDCEMEMSENRSLDSSCSAGKEMTKTSSSKAERTPRAGPEPGEQHRKGVPEEGNPPRTESLDESRVTEAEETEEEEEELSPENDSLLSPSSVSSLSTAESSPEGCRSTGSRSASTPTHKPQTPKIKRTTEEKAKRRSLKDQEREDKRIKLQAEKEERERAREEAKAAKERAKEEAKKKREEEKEAREKEKREKREKEEREKAEKLLVKEEKRKEKQEALEAKQEEKRKKEEEKRLKEEKERVKAEKAEIRRFFQKPKTLQAPRTLAAACGKFAPFEIKENMTLAPLTRVLCDQEVLEQLDQYLQAPDRSANGLLEWKSRKPRRSGPTSPRTSDCVVLVEGSKPDGVPARQECGRMKLLHFCENYRPAYWGTWRKRSSKIKPRNPLSQDKELLDYEVDSDEEWEEEEPGESLSHSEGDDDDEGGGEAAGDDEDDDGFFVPHGYLSDGEGVSEEESADPENQKVRQKLKAREWDELLSKGRVKVLQAVVLGCVWECEGPPGDTVLRTLRDYAVCVLDTRLGEEAGTPESMSKEKRDDHILSQMLPLLHGNVNGSKAIIREFQECWRGRAGLPSPPDSLAGSSEDSVPSKYRLKRLISESAVYEKRPALRRWCWYVHEAVLKRFSREELPVPCQWSYITQVPYAGREEAGTAGTGGGSTHSTPLSSSSSPAASGSAKRKQKGSMSITKFMRRSKGAEQQSEGMETDGFQADTEEDEDDPDCVIVQNTDSKQGCADSVQMEVASSSPSPAAPPCPSASRI
- the LOC117415172 gene encoding chromatin assembly factor 1 subunit A isoform X2; amino-acid sequence: MECKAKSRAAAKKLVQARLPFKRLNPVPKENGESVELKKPRQHGPASAPKQHLDTSASDVENEHYPSLRLEAPSAVTLVNGRGPLDTFMSRGAGGKGKSVDTPCLTIDLTEDSNSTPCPGDHTAVRESELNQDKRESEVNQDSTQRESQLNQDSTQRESDLNQDSTQRDSKLNQDSTQREDSTQTGTLTNGAASPPADVAMDTSTADQSDCEMEMSENRSLDSSCSAGKEMTKTSSSKAERTPRAGPEPGEQHRKGVPEEGNPPRTESLDESRVTEAEETEEEEEELSPENDSLLSPSSVSSLSTAESSPEGCRSTGSRSASTPTHKPQTPKIKRTTEEKAKRRSLKDQEREDKRIKLQAEKEERERAREEAKAAKERAKEEAKKKREEEKEAREKEKREKREKEEREKAEKLLVKEEKRKEKQEALEAKQEEKRKKEEEKRLKEEKERVKAEKAEIRRFFQKPKTLQAPRTLAAACGKFAPFEIKENMTLAPLTRVLCDQEVLEQLDQYLQAPDRSANGLLEWKSRKPRRSGPTSPRTSDCVVLVEGSKPDGVPARQECGRMKLLHFCENYRPAYWGTWRKRSSKIKPRNPLSQDKELLDYEVDSDEEWEEEEPGESLSHSEGDDDDEGGGEAAGDDEDDDGFFVPHGYLSDGEGVSEEESADPENQKVRQKLKAREWDELLSKGRVKVLQAVVLGCVWECEGPPGDTVLRTLRDYAVCVLDTRLGEEAGTPESMSKEKRDDHILSQMLPLLHGNVNGSKAIIREFQECWRGRAGLPSPPDSLAGSSEDSVPSKYRLKRLISESAVYEKRPALRRWCWYVHEAVLKRFSREELPVPCQWSYITQVPYAGREEAGTAGTGGGSTHSTPLSSSSSPAASGSAKRKQKGSMSITKFMRRSKGAEQSEGMETDGFQADTEEDEDDPDCVIVQNTDSKQGCADSVQMEVASSSPSPAAPPCPSASRI